In Canis lupus familiaris isolate Mischka breed German Shepherd chromosome 5, alternate assembly UU_Cfam_GSD_1.0, whole genome shotgun sequence, a genomic segment contains:
- the OR8B4 gene encoding olfactory receptor family 8 subfamily B member 4: MTLRNSSSATEFILVGLSEHPELQLPLFLLFLGIYVFTVVGNMGLITLIGLNSSLHTPMYFFLFNLSFIDLCYASVFTPKMLNGFVSENIISYVGCMTQLFFFCFFINSECYVLVSMAYDRYVAICNPLLYTVNMSPQVCSLLMFGSYVIGFAGAMAHTGSILRLTFCNSNIIHHYLCEVLPLLQLSCTSTHVNELVFFIIVGVVITISSISIFISYALILSNILRIPSAEGRSKAFSTCGSHIIAVALFFGSGAFTYLTTSFPGSMDQGKFASVFYTNVVPMLNPFIYSLRNKDVKLALGKTLRRVLL; this comes from the coding sequence ATGACTCTGAGAAACAGCTCCTCAGCAACTGAGTTTATCCTAGTGGGATTATCAGAACACCCAGAGCTCCAGCTAcccctcttcctcttgttcttagGGATATATGTGTTTACTGTGGTGGGCAACATGGGCTTGATCACCTTAATTGGGCTGAATTCTAGCCTTCATACTCCAATGTACTTTTTCCTCTTCAACTTGTCTTTTATAGATCTCTGTTATGCCAGTGTGTTTACCCCTAAAATGCTGAATGGTTTTGTGTCAGAAAATATCATCTCTTATGTGGGATGCATGACTCAGCtattcttcttctgtttctttatcaATTCTGAATGCTATGTGTTGGTATCAATGGCCTATGATCGCTATGTGGCTATCTGCAACCCTCTGCTGTACACGGTCAACATGTCCCCACAGGTTTGTTCTCTGCTGATGTTTGGTTCATACGTGATAGGGTTTGCTGGAGCTATGGCCCACACTGGAAGCATATTGAGACTGACGTTCTGTAATTCCAACATCATCCACCATTATCTGTGTGAAGTTCTTCCTCTCTTGCAGCTCTCTTGCACCAGCACCCATGTCAATGAGTTggtgttttttattattgtgggAGTGGTCATCACAATATCCAGCATCAGCATCTTCATCTCTTATGCATTGATTCTCTCTAATATCCTCCGTATTCCTTCTGCTGAGGGCAGGTCCAAAGCCTTTAGCACATGTGGCTCCCACATTATtgctgttgctttgttttttgggtCAGGGGCATTCACCTATTTAACAACCTCTTTTCCTGGATCTATGGACCAGGGTAAATTTGCCTCAGTCTTTTATACCAATGTGGTTCCCATGCTTAACCCTTTTATCTACAGTTTGAGGAATAAGGATGTGAAACTTGCCCTGGGTAAAACCCTGAGAAGAGTGCTTCTCTGA